The genomic window AGGCGTACGTGCTGGTCAGGCTCTCCTAAGCGGGAGGATAAACTTTGCTCCTGCGAAACACACACAAAGATCAAGATcttaatgtggtttttttcttcttttttttttttttcctctcctttctgtccttttttttggCCCTTCTGCAGGTATAGGAGGGCCTAACATGCCCCCTCCCGGACCCTCAGGAGTTCCCCCAGGAATGCCTGGGCAACCCCCCGGCGGCCCCCCCAAGCCCTGGCCGGAAGGTGAGACCCGGGGCTCGtgggcagcacagctgccttAAACCGGGACACGGAACCGGGAGCCCGTTAGGGGCCGGCGGTTAACGAAGCGAggtgccggggcggggggaaaagCTCGCCGTCGGCGCTCCGCGCCGCTGCGGTGGAAGGAGCTTGGAGGAGTTCAGAGCTTCATCTGGGGAGGGAGCCCGTCGGGTTTATCTGCTGCTGAAGTTCTGGCGCGGCAGAGAGGTGGGGGCTTCAGGTGAGAGGGAGGGCGGGGGGCTGCGCCGAAGCCGGGCTCCGGGTACGCAGAGCCGCTTCCCTTTCCGCAGGCGGGGAACTCGGGATGTTTTTCCTCGCCGCTTTCTTGACGGCGCCCTGGTTTGGTTTTCCACAGGACCAATGGCAAATGCTGCAGCCCCCACTAGCACACCTCAGAAACTGattcctccccagcccaccgGCCGGCCCTCGCCAGCCCCGCCGGCGGTGCCTCCCGCGGCGTCGCCCGTGATGCCGCCCCAGACGCAGTCTCCCGGGCAGCCGGCCCAGCCGGCCCCCATGGTGCAGCTCCACCAGAAGCAGAACCGGATCACGCCCATCCAGAAACCCAGAGGACTCGACCCGGTGGAAatcctgcaggagagggagtACAGGTAGGGGCTACGCCGTGCTGCGGGTTACGGGGCCTGGAGTGCCTCGCTCGTCGCCTTCCTCGCGCCACCGGCACTTCTCGTCCTCTTGAGGCGTACCCTAACGAGTCCCCGACCTGTTTTACCCCGTATTAACGGGGAAGGATCTGGAGGGACAAGCGGGCGTCCGTTTTCCTTGGAGCTTCTGAAGGCACCTCCCAAAATCTCGTCCCTCCTGCTTTCCAGGGGACGTTTTATTAGAGACCGCGGGTGCCTGTCCGCTGCAGGGGAGCGTCTCTGCTGTGCCAATTGATTAAAACCGAGTTAAAACTCTGGATGCCGAGCAGCCGCTCCGCTGCCAAGAGCCTCCATCTCACTTGAGAGGGGCCTCCCCAAATCCGAGCCGTGCTCGAGAGCCCCTCGGCGGGAGGGGAGCGAAAGCCAATGCGTTGTGCTGGTCCCTGCCTGCCGTGAAATCCCGTCTCCTTCCGCTACAGGCTGCAAGCTCGCATTGCTCACAGAATCCAAGAGCTGGAAAACCTTCCTGGCTCCCTGGCTGGTGACCTGAGAACCAAAGCTACCATTGAACTTAAAGCACTGAGGCTGCTTAATTTTCAGCGACAGGTAAGCTCTCTGTCAGAGGAGATCTGCTTTATTGCCGCGCTGCCTGTGGCAGCTGCAGGTGGCACGAAACTCGCGCTATTGCAACGCTTTGCAGCGTCGCCCCTGGAGTTaattccctttattttttttaatctgaatctCTCCAAAAGCTGCGTCAGGAAGTCGTGGTGTGCATGAGGCGAGACACGGCCTTGGAAACGGCCCTGAACGCCAAGGCGTACAAGCGCAGCAAGCGGCAGTCCCTGCGCGAGGCTCGCATCACCgagaagctggagaagcagcagaagattGAGCAAGAACGGAAACGCAGGCAGAAGCACCAGGTCAGCTGTGACGTGCCGAACGTGCCGTTTTCGGGGGGGCCGGAGGAGTTGGGCGGCTGGAGTTGGCAGGGCTGAACTTTTTTAGGGAATTCCCGTGTTTTAGGGGATTAGAGGAAGATCCTCAGTGGGCTAGGTGGTCGTTGCTTGGGCTAGGTGGTCGTTGCTTGGGCTAGGTGATccttgtaggtcccttccaaccaacaTATTCTATTCTATAAGACGTAAGGGGAGTCGATCTCACTTAGCTTATGGCGTTAGATGTATTCACTTAGCAGAACACCTGAGTGCACGAGTCCTGACGCTGCCTGTTTGCCGCTTCCTTTTCCCCGCAGGAATACCTCAATAGCATTCTCCAGCACGCTAAAGATTTCAAGGAATACCATCGCTCCGTCACAGGGAAAATCCAAAAGCTGACCAAGGCGGTGGCTACTTACCACGCCAACACGGAGCGCgagcagaagaaggaaaacGAGAGGATCGAGAAGGAGAGGATGCGCCGTTTGATGGTAAGCAGCGGCACGGGAAGCGGTTCGTGTGCGCGACGAGCTGTCGCGTGTTCCGGCTGCGCGCGGCGGGCTCGTCTCGCTTAGCGGGGTGTTAACGATCCTGCTTTCCCTAGGCCGAAGATGAGGAGGGGTACCGCAAGCTCATCGACCAGAAGAAGGACAAGCGCTTGGCCTACCTGCTGCAGCAGACGGACGAGTACGTAGCCAACCTGACGGAGCTGGTGCGGCAGCACAAGGCCGCGCAGGTGGccaaggagaagaagaagaaaaagaaaaagaaggtgaGTTGAAGGCCAAGCTTCGCCTGGAGCTGGAATAACCTCTTTGCGGAGGCGCCGGTTTTGTCGTTCCCTTCGGCGCTGGGCCGCTAACAACCgtcttcctcctcttgcagaaGGCAGAGAACGCGGAAGGGCAGACTCCGGCGATCGGACCAGATGGCGAAGTAAGCCCAATAATCTCATTTCCCGCCGTGCCAAGCGGGGTAGGAAACGTCAGCCACGTGCTGCAAAGGCCCGTTACGACCCTCCCCGCGGCAGGGCCGCCGCCGATGATGGGATCTAATGCAGCGGGCGGCTAAATTGAGGCTTCCCGAGATAGAACTTACAGCGGGATGGAAAGGGAGATCTCTCTGCCCGTCCTCGACGTGAATAGTTTTCTCGGACAGGCTCTAGGCCTGCCGCAGCGGAGGGCGGTTCAGGATTTAGGACGCGTGGGAACTTGGTTTCCTCCCCAGCGCTTCTCCCGTGTGAGCTGGGGCAGGGCGGTCGGGTCGGGATTCGCGTCGCCTACGAGGGATCCGTCACTCTGCGCGCGCCGGGATCAGCCCTGCGCGTTGAACTCCCCGTGCTCGGCGCTTTGCAAAACCTTTGCGAGCAGGAGAGCTTTCCAGTGGTATTTCAAGTCAGTCGCTCCTGTGGGAATGAAGTTCGGCACCTGAATACGCCTTCCCGCACAAAGATTCTTGATTtctacattgatttttttcaaagcaaaatgttaGATCTCGTCAGCTTTCGAGCTTTGCCCGTCCTCCGGTGACGTGGTGCTTGAAGCAGTCGGCCGTTTCGTTCTTCCCGGCGGCCGTTGCAGCGGTCCGGCGGCGGGTTTGGTCGACGCGGTAGATGTTGATGGAAACGCGAGCTCTGTTTCgaggcagaaaaatcaaaatactgacCCGCAGCCTGACTTTGATTCCTCAGCCGCTGGACGAGACGAGCCAAATGAGCGACCTCCCTGTCAAAGTGATCCACGTGGAGAGTGGGAAGATCCTCACCGGCACCGATGCCCCGAAGGCGGGGCAGCTGGAAGCCTGGCTGGAGATGAACCCGGGTAAGTCCCGCGGTGGGGGGGACGACGACAACGATGGGAGATTTCCTCTGCCCCCCTCCCGGTGCCTCTGCCTCGCATCTGCCGCACGCCGGAGCTCGAAGGGGAATGGGGAGCTCCGGCCGCACGCTGGGATTGTGCCTGTGGCGAGGCTGTTCGGGGGGGCTGGGGTCCGTGTTCGGTACGGGATCGGCGGGGAGGAAAACGCTCGGCCTGGGCCCAAAGCTCGGGAAGCGCGGGGAGCTGGAAGCAGCGGGGCTGCGGATCGGGGAGGAAGGATTTCATCAGCCTCCCAAAATTGTGTGGGAAAGGCTTGCAGGAGGCTCGGTGGGTGGTCCCGGACGCGGGCTCTCGGGCTCATACGCTTTCCCGAGAGCGCGTGTGAAGACTTGAGCTgagtgaggggaaaataaaCGAAtaagcattattaaaaaaaaaaaaaaaaccacaacctgATAACAAAATCCAAGTTTTAATGCAAGGGTTTCTAGAACCCTGCTGTGTGTAGAGTGCTGTTGGTAGCAGATTtgcaattaaatattaatatttgtatttaattagaTATGAAGTGGCTCCACGATCTGACAGTGAAGAAAGTGGgtcagaagaggaggaggaggtaagCAGAAATACCGCCAGTCTCCCTTAcgcttctgtattttaaatatttctgagagaagaggaaacagcTGTATGTACCGCGCCAAGCTCATCTCAGGAATTCCTTTTTCCAGCGCAGATCTGTCAGCTCAAATAAGCGTATTTagaataaaccaaaaaaacccgTGTAAAGAAAGCGAGGGGCAGCGAGGAGATGGCGAGCTCGGCTCGTTAGCTGCCCGCTTCTCTTCCCGAATGTTTCTCACGTAACTCTTGGGACGTTCGGAAGCAAACCGTGTGCGACTGTGCTTCTGGTAGCCTCTGTCCTCGTTAGCGGCCGTGCCCCTGCGGGCAGAGGCTCCGTCTGCGAGCTCCTGGGGCCACGAGAGCTTCCCCGGGGGGTTTCGGAGCCTGTTGTCCGCAGGCTCGGTCGCTCCGGAGCGCGGCTGAGCAGGTTTTGCTGCCGTTTCCGTTGTATAAAGGAGAACGAGCGGCTCTGTGCTCAGAAGGGCGCGCTTTGTGTctcctggcaggaggaggaagaggagcaaccgcagcctgctcagcctgccctgcctgtggaggagaagaagaagatcCCCGATCCAGACAGCGACGATGTCTCGGAAGTGGATGCCAGACACATTATCGAGTGAGCCCTGCCTCTCGGCCTGCCGGCGCGGCCTGCCGGCTTCTCTTTCCAAGTCGCTTTTGCGAACCTCGCGTGCTTTGTGTCAGAGGAGCGAAATTCGGCGTGCGGCCTTTGCTCTGCTCCCGGTTTTTGAGAGCAGTCTTTCCAAAATGAGACCTAATCTGGCTCGTATTGGGAAAATTAACCACCGCGGCACTGATTCGGCTCCCCGGGAGTTTTCTCCAAAGGGATCGTCTGTCttatctccatttcttttttttttttttctcctttcccctccccaggaaCGCCAAGCAAGATGTTGATGATGAGTACGGGGTGTCTCAAGCTCTGGCGAGGGGCCTGCAGTCGTACTATGCCGTGGCCCACGCCGTCACCGAGCGGGTGGACAAGCAGTCCACGCTGATGGTCAACGGAGTCCTCAAGCAGTACCAGGTGaggggctgcgggagggagCGAGTGCCTGCCGGACCCTGTGGCCCTGCCGGACCCTGTGGCCCTGCCGGACGCGGGCGCTGCCGTTTATGGCGGCGCTGCCAGGAGGTTTCGGCGGGAGGCGCCGAGATTTGGGCTGCGCCGAGACGCTCCTGGTAGCGAGAAACAGGAGCCGCGGGCAGAGCCGGCGCGCGTGTCTGGTGCGAGGTAATGAGCCAGGCTCGCTCGCTGCTTAAAACAAAGAACATCGGCTCTCCGCCTGTGCCCGTGGCCttgagaggagaggaaggcgTTAGTGATGTGACTGGCTTTAAATAATTAAAGCGAGCTCATTAATAGTGCATAGGGAGCTCGTCTGCGTAAGGCGTAAGACGGGGTGGGGTGGCAGGTCGTTGGCCCATCCGCTGCGCGACCCCTCTGTCTGCGGTCTGATGTATTTTCAgccctccatccctcctttcccccctaGATCAAAGGTCTGGAGTGGCTGGTGTCCTTGTACAACAACAACCTGAACGGCATCCTGGCCGATGAAATGGGTCTGGGCAAAACCATCCAGACCATCGCTTTAATCACATACCTCATGGAGCACAAACGGATCAACGGACCCTTCCTCATTATAGTACCTCTCTCGTAAGTGCCCTGCCTGAATTCCtcgcccctcccagccctgcaccgcACAGAGAACGCTTGGCCTGGCCTCCGTGCCGGCTCCGGGCCTCTGCCGTGCGATTCCCCGTTGCGCAAGGGCCAGTTTTACcgtttctctctcttttttctttcccccccctccagaACTCTGTCGAATTGGGCGTACGAGTTTGACAAATGGGCTCCTTCCGTGGTGAAGGTCTCATACAAGGCAAGTACCGGCGTTCTTTTTGCACGCGCCTACCGGGCTCCTTCGGCCGCTCGTTTCGTGAGGATTCCTGGGATGCCagtttgccttttcctccttccagtcTAACAATATTTCCATTATCCCAAGGAAGCTGGGACGCTTCCTGGCGCTAAATCGATGAAATCCACATTTGTTTGTCATTCCTTAACGGCAGAAGGAATCCAGCTGCTACCCTCTGCACAAATGTTCTCCCTGCCTTTCTGTAACGGGCACAATTGTTCCGTGTGGATAACAACTACTCCCACCCCCTCTCTTCTCCTGGAAATTGTATTCGGGTTTAACGTTTCTGCTTGAAATTCTTTCTCC from Gymnogyps californianus isolate 813 unplaced genomic scaffold, ASM1813914v2 HiC_scaffold_460, whole genome shotgun sequence includes these protein-coding regions:
- the LOC127028874 gene encoding transcription activator BRG1, translating into IGGPNMPPPGPSGVPPGMPGQPPGGPPKPWPEGPMANAAAPTSTPQKLIPPQPTGRPSPAPPAVPPAASPVMPPQTQSPGQPAQPAPMVQLHQKQNRITPIQKPRGLDPVEILQEREYRLQARIAHRIQELENLPGSLAGDLRTKATIELKALRLLNFQRQLRQEVVVCMRRDTALETALNAKAYKRSKRQSLREARITEKLEKQQKIEQERKRRQKHQEYLNSILQHAKDFKEYHRSVTGKIQKLTKAVATYHANTEREQKKENERIEKERMRRLMAEDEEGYRKLIDQKKDKRLAYLLQQTDEYVANLTELVRQHKAAQVAKEKKKKKKKKKAENAEGQTPAIGPDGEPLDETSQMSDLPVKVIHVESGKILTGTDAPKAGQLEAWLEMNPGKYEVAPRSDSEESGSEEEEEEEEEEQPQPAQPALPVEEKKKIPDPDSDDVSEVDARHIIENAKQDVDDEYGVSQALARGLQSYYAVAHAVTERVDKQSTLMVNGVLKQYQIKGLEWLVSLYNNNLNGILADEMGLGKTIQTIALITYLMEHKRINGPFLIIVPLSTLSNWAYEFDKWAPSVVKVSYKGSPAARRAFVPQLRSGKFNVLLTTYEYIIKDKHILAKIRWKYMIVDEGHRMKNHHCKLTQVLNTHYVAPRRLLLTGTPLQNKLPELWALLNFLLPTIFKSCSTFEQWFNAPFAMTGEKVDLNEEETILIIRRLHKVLRPFLLRRLKKEVEAQLPEKVEYVIKCDMSALQRVLYRHMQAKGVLLTDGSEKDKKGKGGTKTLMNTIMQLRKICNHPYMFQHIE